In Lentilactobacillus sp. SPB1-3, the sequence CAAACTGGAACACCTGAAGAAATCTTGACACAACCAGCTGATGCTTATGTTGAAAGATTTATCGAAGATGTTGATCGGACAAAGGTCTTGACTGCTGCAAACGTTATGATTCGTCCGAATACAGTTAATATTGATAAAGATGGTCCAAGAATCGCCATTCGCCGAATGCGTGAGAATGAAATTTCGTCAGTTTATGTAGTGAATAGTAAACGCGAGTTTGTGGGAATAGTTGATGCAAAACATGCCTTAGACTTGATTGAAAAGGGTGAACGTAAGTTAGATTCTATTGTTGAAAAGGACATTCCAACAACACAAGAAGACACTCCAATCACAACGATTTTGGATCAAATTTCTAAATCTCCGTTCCCATATGCCGTGGTTGATAAACAAAATCATTTATTAGGAATCATCATTAGAGGCGCCGTTCTTGGTGCAATTTCAGGAAATGAGGTGACTGAAGATGAATAACATTCCTCAATTACCAGTAGCACAATGGATTGATAGCTTAGTTAAATGGTTATCAGGTTTTGAAGGATTCTTTAATGCCATTACTAACTTTATTGGTGGCATCGTTGATGGTTTTCAATGGGTCTTTGACATTATTCCAATTTGGTTAGCAATCGTTTTGATTGCAGGATTAACTTATTATCTACTTAGAGATCGCAAGCATTGGTCAATGATCGCGTTCGAAGTGGTTGGTTTGTTATATATTTGGAATCAGGGTTATTGGCGTGACATGACGCAAACACTAACATTGGTACTTACTTCAAGTTTGATTGCGTTAATTATTGGTATCCCAATAGGTATTTGGATGGCTAAGTCCAATACGGTTCAACTAATTGCTAAACCAATTTTGGACTTTATGCAGACCATGCCTGCCTTTGTTTATTTGATACCAGCCGTTGCCTTCTTTGGTATTGGGATGGTACCAGGGGTTATTGCCTCTGTTATCTTCGCTATGCCACCAACAGTTCGGATGACAAACTTGGGAATTCGCCAAGTGCCAAACGAATTGATAGAGGCTGCTGATTCATATGGTTCAACATCATGGCAGAAATTGATTAAAGTACAATTACCCTTGGCCAAATCAACCTTAATGGCTGGTGTTAACCAGAGTATGATGCTATCACTTTCAATGGTTGTTATTGCTTCAATGATCGGAGCCATGGGCTTAGGAAACAAAGTTTACTTTGCCGTTGGTAGAAATGATGCCGGAAGCGGTTTTGCTGCCGGATTAGCAATTGTTATTTTAGCCATCATTTTGGACCGAGTAACACAGGCAATCAACAAAACCCCATCAGATAAATCATAGGAGGGGTTAATATGTTAAAAAAAATTACTAAATTAACGACATTCCTCGCATTAGGTGTCTTGGCTGTTGTTTTGGCTGGATGCTCAAGTCAAACAGCTAAATATAATCCTAATGAACCAGTTGGTAAGCAAATCAATTACACGATAACTGGAATTGATGCTGGTGCAGGAATTATGGCCAGTACTCAAAATGCCATCAAAGACTATGGTTTGGATAAGGGTAACTGGCAGTTGCAAACCAGCTCAACGGCTGCAATGACTAGTACGTTAGACAAAGACTATAAGAAAAAATTACCAATTGTTATCACTGGTTGGACACCTCATTGGATGTTCACTAAATATAAACTCAAATTCTTAAAAGATCCTAAAAATGTCTATGGTAAAGCTGAAGACATTCATACGATTACCAGAAAGAATTTAAAACAAGATAAGCCTGAAGCATACGAAATGCTTGATCGTTTTCACTGGACCCCTAAACAGATGTCATCTGTTATGATCAAGGTGAATAACGGTGAAGAACCATCACAGGCTGCTAAAAATTGGATTAAGAACAATTCTAAACAAGTTTCCGAATGGACTAAGGGAATTAAGCATGTTCACAATCAGTCAATCAAAATGACATACGTTGCCTGGGATTCTGAAATTGCCTCAACCAATGTGGTTGCCCAAGTTTTAAAATCTTTAGGTTATAAAGTTACTATTCAAGCGATGGAAATGCAGCCTATGTGGGCCGCAGTTGCCGGAAATGATGCTGATGCAATGGTTAGTGCTTGGTTACCTAAAACGTCTGCAGTTTTCTATAAAGATTACCGTAGTCAAATCGATGATCTTGGAATTAACTTACGTGGTGCTAAGGTTGGTTTAGCCGTTCCTTATTACATGACCAACGTTAATTCAATTGAAGATTTAAAGAAATAACAGTTTCATAGCTAATCAAAAGAGTGAATCGTCATATGGCGATTCACTCTTTTTGTTTGAACCAATTTTCTATAAAAGCGTTTACATTTGTTCAGAATTCAGATATGATTGATTTATAAGAAATGAAAGGGGTTACATTTATTATGACACTTACAAATTCAGAATTAGCAAAGTACTTAGATCACACTAATTTAAAACCAGATGCTACAAGAGAGAGCATTATCGAAACTTGCGAGGAAGCCGTTAAATATAACACCGCTTCCGTTTGTGTAAATTCACACTGGATTCCATTAGTAGCTGAAAAGTTGCAAAACAGTGATGTTAATCCAATTACAGTAGTTGGCTTCCCATTAGGCGAAACTAACACCGAAACTAAGGTTTTTGAAGCCCAAACATCCATCGATGATGGTGCCGAAGAAGTTGATATGGTAATCAATATTGGTGAATTGTTGGACGGTAACACTAAATTTGTAACCGAAGATATCAAAGCAGTTGCAGATGCTGTTCATGAAAAGGGCAAACTACTAAAAGTTATTTTAGAAACTTCATATTTAAACAATGATCAAATCGTTGCCGGATGTAAAGCTTCTGAAGAGGCAGGTTCAGATTACGTTAAAACATCAACTGGTTTTTCTTCTGCTGGCGCTAAGCTTGAAGACGTTAAGTTGATGAGAGAAACAGTCGGCGACAGATTAGGGGTTAAGGCTTCTGGTGGAATTCATTCTAAAGAAGAAGCTTTGGCAATGATCGATGCCGGTGCGAGTCGATTAGGAGTTAGTGCCACTGTTAAGATTCTTTCATAATTAGAAATTATTTTAGGGGGTAATTTGATGACTAAAAAATATAAACGAATTTTCGGAATAGTATTAGATTCTGTTGGTACTGGTGAAGCAGCTGATGCAGCAAAATACGGGGATGTTGGCTCAGATACTCTTGGGCATGTTGGTGAAGCCTATAAAGGTGATTTGAAGATTCCAAACTTACAAAAAATGGGTTTGGCTAATTTAAGAGACAAACCAATTCTAGGTGTTGATAAAGTTGACCGTTCCTTAGGATATTATGGCAAAATGAAAGAAATTTCAGCCGGAAAAGATAGTATGGACGGCCATTGGGAAATGATGGGATTACCTGTTGAACAAGCTTTGAGTACATTTCCAAATGGTTTTCCAAACTCAATCATTAAACAAATCGAAGACTTTTCTGGTCGTAAAGTGATTGGTAACCGTCCAGAATCTGGAACGAAAATCATCGCTGAACTCGGGGAAGAACAGATGAAAACTGGAGATTTGATTGTTTATACCTCTGGAGATTCTGTATTGCAAATCGCTGCCCATGAGGATGTTATTCCTTTGGAAGAACTCTATCGAATCTGTAAATTCGCTAGATCCATTGTGAACGGACCAGAATATATTGTTGGTAGAATTATTGCTCGACCATACGTTGGTCCTGATAAGAATCACTTTACTAGAACAGCTAACCGTCATGATTTCACACTCGAACCAACTGGAACAACTGATTTAGATTACTTACAAACAGCCGGAGTTCATACGGTTGGAATCGGTAAGATAAATGATATTTTCTCAGGTCATGGAATAGATGAAGGATATCATAATGAAAGTAATATGGATGGCATGGATCACGTAGATCATGTTATGGCAGAAGACTTTGAGGGATTCTGCTTCACTAATTTGGTTGATTTTGATGCTATGTATGGTCATCGTCGTAATCCAATTGGCTTTGGACAAGCATTGATGGACTTCGACAAACGATTAGAACGTGTTTTGAATAATCTAAAAGATGATGATTTACTTTTGATTACAGCAGACCACGGAAATGACCCTGGTTTCACCGGTAGTGACCATACTAGAGAATATGTTCCATTACTTGCATATTCACCATCGATGTCTCAGACGGACAGTCTAGGGGTTAGAGACACCTTTGCAGACTTTGGTGCAACAATTTTAGATAATTTTGATGTCACAGGTAATCCTGTAGGCACAAGTTTTCTTGATAAATTGAAATAGGAGGCGAAAAGATGAGTACACATATTGGAGCAAAAAAAGGTGAAATTGCAGAAACTGTCTTAATGCCAGGAGATCCATTAAGGGCTAAGTTCATTGCAGACAATTTCTTGGAGGACGTAGTTCAATACAGTAGCGTAAGAAATATGTTTGGTTTTACAGGAACTTATCAAGGTAAAAGAATTTCTGTTCAAGGTTCAGGAATGGGTATTCCTTCATTGGCGATTTATACAACAGAATTAATCAAAGAATATGGTGTTAAAACAATTTATCGAGTTGGTAGTTGTGGTGGTATGAGTCCTGATGTTCATATGCGAGACATTATTTTAGGCCAAGCGGGGACAACGGATTCATCAATTATTGAAAATACTTTTGGACCCAATATGTATTATTCACCAATTGCCGATTTTGAATTGTTGGACTCTGCATATCATGTTGCAGAAGAAATGGGAATCAAGACAAAAGTTGGTAATATTTTTGCGGCAGATCGTTTTTATAATGATGAAATCGATACGCAAAAGTTGATTGATTACGGCGTCTTGGCAACTGAAATGGAAACAAGTGGTCTCTATTTGTTAGCAGCTAAATACCATGTTCGGGCGTTGACGATTTTAACCGTGTCAGATCATTTACTGACGGGTGAGGCAATGTCGGCCAAAGATCGGGAAACTTCATTTGATGAAATGATGAGATTGGCTTTAAATACTGCTGTTAAAAATATTAAAGACTAATTGAGGTGGTTTGAGTGGCAGTTAATCGGGATATTGATAAGTTAAAACTAAGTTTGCAAGTGGCAGAAATGTATTATCAAGATAACGCAAGTCAATCCGACATTGCGGCGTCTTTGAATATTTCAAGGCCAACAGTTTCTCGATTGCTGCAATACGCTAAGGAAACTGGCATCGTTAAAATTCAAATAGTTAATCCTGTAGTGAGTGTTCAAGTACTGGCAGATAAATTACACGAAAAGTATGGGGCTGAGTTTCATGTAGTTCCAAATAACTATGTTGGAACTAGCTCGATTCAAGACAGTGTTGGTAAATATGCGGCTGATTATCTGACTTCGATAGTAAAACCTCAAGATGTGATCGGCATTGGTTGGGGTAAGACTATTCATAGTGTTACCAGCCATTTGGAAGATCAGTTTGTGCCAGGAGTCAGAGTAGTTCAATTAAAAGGTAGTGTGAGCTTTGCCAATGAGAAAACTTATGCGCATGAGAGTGTGGAGGAATTGGCTAAGGCTTATCACGTCACGCCTGAATATTTACCATTACCAGTGATTTTTGACAATTTAGCTACTAAGCAGATGGTCGAACAAGATCGATATATTAATAATATTTTGACTCTTGGAAAAGATGCTAACATTGCGTTATTTACTGTCGGAACTGTCAGGTCTGAAGCGCTGGTTTTTCAATTAGGTTATTTTGATGAATCAGAAATTAAACATCTACAAAGTGCGGCCGTAGGAGATATCGTCTCTCGGTTTATTGATGGTCAAGGCCGGGTGGTGGATCCGAAAATTGATGCTCGGACCATTGGAATTGATTTAAGTGATCTGCAGAAAAAAGAACATGCCATTTTGGTTGCGTACGGTAATCAAAAAACTGCTGGAGTTCATGCAGCACTAAAAGCAGGTTATACAAATTGTGTAATTCTTGATCAAACACTTGCCCAATTATTATTAGATTTTTAATGATCAAAGTTTTGTAAGCGGTTACCCAAAGCGGAGGAAATTTTATGAGAATGGTAGATATTATTCATGCAAAACGTTCGGGATCAGAATTAACTGATGATCAGTTACAATTCTTCGTAGACGGCGTCGTCAGTGGAGAAATTCCTGATTACCAGACGAGTGCATTATTAATGGCAATTTATTTTCAAGGGATGACTGACAGAGAGCAGTCAACATTGACGATGAAGATGATGGAGTCAGGAGATCATCTTGATTTAAGCGCTATTCCTGGCGTCAAAGTTGATAAACATTCAACTGGTGGAGTTGGTGATAAGGTAAGTATTCCACTAGCAGCCGTGGTGGCTTCGTTGGGAATTCCTGTGCCCATGATTTCTGGTCGAGGTTTGGGACACACAGGCGGCACTTTAGATAAATTAGAAGCGATTCCTGGTTATCAAGTCGAGATTTCTGAACAGGAATTTATTGATCAAGTGACTAAAGATAAATGTGCAATTATCGGTGCAACAGGTAATATTGCTCCGGCGGATAAGAAAATATATGCCCTCCGAGATGTTACTGATACAGTTGACTCCATTCCGTTGATTGCTGGTTCCATCATGAGTAAGAAAATCGCATCCGGGACTGATGCACTAATTATCGATGTCAAAACAGGTTCAGGAGCATTTATGAAAACTCTTGATGATTCGCGTAATTTGGCAAAGGCATTAGTTGGTATTGGCAAAGGTGTGGGCATGCAATGCATGGCTATGATTACTGATATGAATCAGCCGTTGGGGAACGCTATTGGTAACGCCTTAGAAATTAAAGAGTCTATTGAATTACTAAAGAATAATGGCCCACACGATTTGGTGGAATTAACCACAACAATTGGTGGTTATATGGCAGTCATGGGTAAGGTAGCCAGCACACCTGAAGATGGTAAACAAATGTGCCAGGAAGTCATCGAAAATGGTCAAGCTCTAGCTAGTTTTAAGAAAATGATTGCTGATCAACATGGTAATGAAACTGTAGTTGATGATCCTGATAAAGTTTTGCCACAGGCTAAGTATCAGATTGAACTTCCTGCAAAAGTTACTGGTGTCGTGTCTAAAATTGTGGCTGATGAAGTGGGTATTGCCAGCATGTTGCTTGGCGGTGGTCGTCAAAAAGCTGATGATAAATTGGATTATTCAGTTGGAATTTACCTTCACCACAAGATTGGTGATGCCATTCAGTCCGGTGAATCATTGTTAACGATTTACAGTAATCGAGAAAATGTCGATGATATCAAACAGCTCCTATATGATAATATCGAAATTTCTGATTCTGCCTCAGCACCAACTTTAATTTATGAAACAATTGAATAAAATTAAGAACCTCCGGTAGTCATACCGGAGGTTCTTTGTTAGCTAGCAAAAACATTTCAAATAAAAAAATTTTTGGATATTTAATTGTCGTCAATCGTTTATCTCTGTAAGAGATTGCCAAGCCAAAGAAATATTATCTAAAAAATTTAGTTTGATATTCAAACTAAATTATATTATTATGACTATCGTCCACTAAGGACGTTTTATTTTCACCTAATAGTTTGACTTTCAAACTAAATTTAAGTGTTATATTTCACTTAAAAAAACAAGGAGAAATAACGAATGAGTGTTTTAGATACGTCAGAAATTATGGATTTAATCCCTAATCGATATCCGATTTTGTTTATGGATAAAGTTGATGAGTTGAATCCAGGGGAATCGATTACGGTAACCAAGAACGTAACGATCAACGAAGAATTCTTTCAAGGACATTTTCCTGGTAACCCTGTAATGCCTGGAGTTTTAATTATCGAGGCACTTGCTCAAGCAGCATCCATTTTGATTTTAAAATCTGATGATTTTAAAGGAAAAACTGCTTATCTTGGAGCCATTGATAATGCTAAATTCAGAAAAGTTGTTCGACCAGGAGATGTTCTAAAGCTACATGTTGATTTGGAGAAAGTCCGATCAAACATGGGCACAGTTAAGTGTTCTGCTAACGTTGATGATAAGGTTGCTTGTTCTTGCAAATTAACATTTATCGTCGCAGATGCTGACAAGAAACTATAATTTTTGGAGGTAGATTGATCTAGTGGCTGATCGAAGCATAGAAGAGAAGAAATCCGATTTTAATTTTATTAGTGAATCAATGATTGATGTGTACGACAGTATTATGCGAATTGAGGAATCCGAAATTCGCAAAAGTCGTTTTAAAGATGTTACTGCCAAAGAATTGCATTTAGTTCATGCAATTGGTCTTCATAGACAAAGAGCCACTACCGAGGTTGCTAACTACTTAAAACTCAGCAAGGGGACTTTGACGGCAAATATCAATACGTTAGTCCGTAAAGGTTATGTGATGAGAATCCCCAACCAAATTGATCGGCGAATCATTAATTTAAAACTGACTGATAGGGGTCGACTTTTGTATCGTGCCCACAGTGCATTTCATTCGACACTAGTTAAAAGTGTTTTAGACGGATTTTCAGATGACAATATTGAAGTTATTGAGCAGGTATTAAAAAAATTATTGAAATTTATTGATGAGGTATCTGACTAATGAAATATGAAAATATTTCTGTTCTCCAATCAGCGAGAAAAATTCCGGATCGGGTAGTTACCAATGATGATTTAGCCAAAATGATGACCACTTCAGATGAATGGATTACCCAACGAACTGGAATTAAGCGACGACATGTTGCTAACACGGAAACAACTACAAGTTTGTGTATTGATGTTAGTCGTGAACTGATAGCGGAGTCTGATATCGATCCTGTTGATATTGATTATATTGTTGTCGCTACTATGTCCCCCGATTACTTAACTCCATCAGTTGCTGCTACAGTTCAAGGCGAGATTGGGGCTAGTAATGCCGTCGCATTTGATTTAAATGCAGCTTGTTCTGGATTTTCTTACGGACTTTCAGTAGTTCAAAACTTATTGGTAAGTGATGAACCAAAAAAAGCTATCTTAATTGGTGGCGAGGTTTTGAGCAAGCTGATTGACTGGCATGATCGCAGTACGGCAGTTTTATTTGGCGATGGTGCCGCAGGAATGTTACTGGCAAATAGCAGTAATGCTGGAGCAATTTTAGGCACTGATTTAAATACCCTAGGCGATTTGGGCAAGTATTTAACCGCTGGTCAAACTGGAGAAGTTACACCATTTCAAACTAAACAAACAGAATTTAATAGATTTTTTACCATGAATGGTCGGCGAGTTTACAATTTTGCTGTTAAGAACGTGCCTGTCTCAATTGAGGCGGCATTGAAAAAGGCTGATTTATCACTTGCTGACGTGGATCACTTTGTTTTGCACCAAGCTAACATCAGAATTATTGAGAGAATTGCTGAAAAGCTGGAAGTTGATTTTGACAAATTTGATACTAACATCAGCGAATACGGGAATACCGCGGCAGCTAGCGAACCAATTTTGTTCGATGAGTTAGTTAAGGCCAACAAAATAAAGCGTGGAGATATCGTGGTTCTCTCCGGTTTCGGTGGGGGATTAACGATTGGCACAATCGTATTAAGATACTAATTTTATTTATTAAAAACATTTGGAGGATTTTAAAATGACTAAAGAAGAAGTATTCAATAACGTAAAGACAATTATCGTGGACCAATTAGATGTGGACGCAGACAAGGTTAAAGAAACAACTAATTTTAAAAATGACTTGGATCTTGATAGTTTAGATATCTTTGAAATTGTTGATAAGTTAGAAGATACATACGAAATTGAAATTGAAACAGATGATGGCATGTCAACAGTTGGCGAATTAGTAGATTACGTTACCGAACAAGTTAACAAAAAGTAGGCCATTGTTTTGAAATTAGGATATCTATTTAGCGGTCAGGGGAGTCAATTTGAAGAAATGGGTCAGGATCTTTACAGAGCTGAACCACTGTATAAGCAAACTGTAGATGAAGCCACGGATGTTTTAGGTATGGATCTGAGCAATGCAATGATTTTCGATGATCCTAATAATATTCAAGTAGCAATATTGACGATGAGTACCGCTATTAATCGGGTAATCGCACAGGATATTGAAGCTCCCATCGTGGCAGCGGGATTAAGTTTGGGTGAATACAGTGCTTTAGTTGCGGCCCGAGCAATGTCGTTTAGTGATGCATTGAAATTAGTTCGAGATCGCGCACATTACATGGAAATAGCTGGCAAAAACAATCCTGGCAGAATGACTGCAGTGTTAAACGCTGATGATCATTTATTAGCTGAAGCACTGAACTTTGGTAATGTAAATGGTCGTGTTTTTCCGGCAAATTACAATACTAATTCACAAGTAGTTATTGGTGGGGATGAAACTGGTGTCAGCCAGGCGTCAGAATACCTGAAGCAACATGGGGTAAAGCGTGTTATCCCAATGAAAGTTGCTGTTGCTTCTCACACTCCATTAATGATCGAGGCTAGTGAAAAATTGGGTAAAAGACTGTCAGAGGTTGAATTTCATGAGCCTGTATTTCCGGTCATTAGCAACACTATTTCCGCACCATTTACTAAAGATAATCTTGAACAAACTTTGAGGCGACAACTGATTGAGCCAACTCATTTTGCCGACGGAGTGCAAATCATGACTAATTTGTCAGCTGATACTTTTATCGAATTAGGACCGGGAGCAACTTTAAGCAAATTAATTAAAAAAATTAATCGATCTGTTGATACTTATCATGTAGATAGTGTTTCAACGTTGACAGACTTGAGAAATCAATTGGGGGAAGGTAAATGACATCTGATAACCGTGTGGCGTTAGTTACTGGTGCTGCCAAGGGAATTGGCTTGGCCACAGCTAAACGTTTGTA encodes:
- a CDS encoding acyl carrier protein, encoding MTKEEVFNNVKTIIVDQLDVDADKVKETTNFKNDLDLDSLDIFEIVDKLEDTYEIEIETDDGMSTVGELVDYVTEQVNKK
- a CDS encoding beta-ketoacyl-ACP synthase III, which produces MKYENISVLQSARKIPDRVVTNDDLAKMMTTSDEWITQRTGIKRRHVANTETTTSLCIDVSRELIAESDIDPVDIDYIVVATMSPDYLTPSVAATVQGEIGASNAVAFDLNAACSGFSYGLSVVQNLLVSDEPKKAILIGGEVLSKLIDWHDRSTAVLFGDGAAGMLLANSSNAGAILGTDLNTLGDLGKYLTAGQTGEVTPFQTKQTEFNRFFTMNGRRVYNFAVKNVPVSIEAALKKADLSLADVDHFVLHQANIRIIERIAEKLEVDFDKFDTNISEYGNTAAASEPILFDELVKANKIKRGDIVVLSGFGGGLTIGTIVLRY
- the deoD gene encoding purine-nucleoside phosphorylase, yielding MSTHIGAKKGEIAETVLMPGDPLRAKFIADNFLEDVVQYSSVRNMFGFTGTYQGKRISVQGSGMGIPSLAIYTTELIKEYGVKTIYRVGSCGGMSPDVHMRDIILGQAGTTDSSIIENTFGPNMYYSPIADFELLDSAYHVAEEMGIKTKVGNIFAADRFYNDEIDTQKLIDYGVLATEMETSGLYLLAAKYHVRALTILTVSDHLLTGEAMSAKDRETSFDEMMRLALNTAVKNIKD
- a CDS encoding phosphopentomutase, producing the protein MMTKKYKRIFGIVLDSVGTGEAADAAKYGDVGSDTLGHVGEAYKGDLKIPNLQKMGLANLRDKPILGVDKVDRSLGYYGKMKEISAGKDSMDGHWEMMGLPVEQALSTFPNGFPNSIIKQIEDFSGRKVIGNRPESGTKIIAELGEEQMKTGDLIVYTSGDSVLQIAAHEDVIPLEELYRICKFARSIVNGPEYIVGRIIARPYVGPDKNHFTRTANRHDFTLEPTGTTDLDYLQTAGVHTVGIGKINDIFSGHGIDEGYHNESNMDGMDHVDHVMAEDFEGFCFTNLVDFDAMYGHRRNPIGFGQALMDFDKRLERVLNNLKDDDLLLITADHGNDPGFTGSDHTREYVPLLAYSPSMSQTDSLGVRDTFADFGATILDNFDVTGNPVGTSFLDKLK
- a CDS encoding ACP S-malonyltransferase, giving the protein MKLGYLFSGQGSQFEEMGQDLYRAEPLYKQTVDEATDVLGMDLSNAMIFDDPNNIQVAILTMSTAINRVIAQDIEAPIVAAGLSLGEYSALVAARAMSFSDALKLVRDRAHYMEIAGKNNPGRMTAVLNADDHLLAEALNFGNVNGRVFPANYNTNSQVVIGGDETGVSQASEYLKQHGVKRVIPMKVAVASHTPLMIEASEKLGKRLSEVEFHEPVFPVISNTISAPFTKDNLEQTLRRQLIEPTHFADGVQIMTNLSADTFIELGPGATLSKLIKKINRSVDTYHVDSVSTLTDLRNQLGEGK
- the fabZ gene encoding 3-hydroxyacyl-ACP dehydratase FabZ, translating into MSVLDTSEIMDLIPNRYPILFMDKVDELNPGESITVTKNVTINEEFFQGHFPGNPVMPGVLIIEALAQAASILILKSDDFKGKTAYLGAIDNAKFRKVVRPGDVLKLHVDLEKVRSNMGTVKCSANVDDKVACSCKLTFIVADADKKL
- a CDS encoding glycine betaine ABC transporter substrate-binding protein yields the protein MLKKITKLTTFLALGVLAVVLAGCSSQTAKYNPNEPVGKQINYTITGIDAGAGIMASTQNAIKDYGLDKGNWQLQTSSTAAMTSTLDKDYKKKLPIVITGWTPHWMFTKYKLKFLKDPKNVYGKAEDIHTITRKNLKQDKPEAYEMLDRFHWTPKQMSSVMIKVNNGEEPSQAAKNWIKNNSKQVSEWTKGIKHVHNQSIKMTYVAWDSEIASTNVVAQVLKSLGYKVTIQAMEMQPMWAAVAGNDADAMVSAWLPKTSAVFYKDYRSQIDDLGINLRGAKVGLAVPYYMTNVNSIEDLKK
- the deoC gene encoding deoxyribose-phosphate aldolase yields the protein MTLTNSELAKYLDHTNLKPDATRESIIETCEEAVKYNTASVCVNSHWIPLVAEKLQNSDVNPITVVGFPLGETNTETKVFEAQTSIDDGAEEVDMVINIGELLDGNTKFVTEDIKAVADAVHEKGKLLKVILETSYLNNDQIVAGCKASEEAGSDYVKTSTGFSSAGAKLEDVKLMRETVGDRLGVKASGGIHSKEEALAMIDAGASRLGVSATVKILS
- a CDS encoding pyrimidine-nucleoside phosphorylase, coding for MRMVDIIHAKRSGSELTDDQLQFFVDGVVSGEIPDYQTSALLMAIYFQGMTDREQSTLTMKMMESGDHLDLSAIPGVKVDKHSTGGVGDKVSIPLAAVVASLGIPVPMISGRGLGHTGGTLDKLEAIPGYQVEISEQEFIDQVTKDKCAIIGATGNIAPADKKIYALRDVTDTVDSIPLIAGSIMSKKIASGTDALIIDVKTGSGAFMKTLDDSRNLAKALVGIGKGVGMQCMAMITDMNQPLGNAIGNALEIKESIELLKNNGPHDLVELTTTIGGYMAVMGKVASTPEDGKQMCQEVIENGQALASFKKMIADQHGNETVVDDPDKVLPQAKYQIELPAKVTGVVSKIVADEVGIASMLLGGGRQKADDKLDYSVGIYLHHKIGDAIQSGESLLTIYSNRENVDDIKQLLYDNIEISDSASAPTLIYETIE
- a CDS encoding ABC transporter permease, which gives rise to MNNIPQLPVAQWIDSLVKWLSGFEGFFNAITNFIGGIVDGFQWVFDIIPIWLAIVLIAGLTYYLLRDRKHWSMIAFEVVGLLYIWNQGYWRDMTQTLTLVLTSSLIALIIGIPIGIWMAKSNTVQLIAKPILDFMQTMPAFVYLIPAVAFFGIGMVPGVIASVIFAMPPTVRMTNLGIRQVPNELIEAADSYGSTSWQKLIKVQLPLAKSTLMAGVNQSMMLSLSMVVIASMIGAMGLGNKVYFAVGRNDAGSGFAAGLAIVILAIILDRVTQAINKTPSDKS
- a CDS encoding MarR family winged helix-turn-helix transcriptional regulator; its protein translation is MIDVYDSIMRIEESEIRKSRFKDVTAKELHLVHAIGLHRQRATTEVANYLKLSKGTLTANINTLVRKGYVMRIPNQIDRRIINLKLTDRGRLLYRAHSAFHSTLVKSVLDGFSDDNIEVIEQVLKKLLKFIDEVSD
- a CDS encoding sugar-binding transcriptional regulator, with the translated sequence MAVNRDIDKLKLSLQVAEMYYQDNASQSDIAASLNISRPTVSRLLQYAKETGIVKIQIVNPVVSVQVLADKLHEKYGAEFHVVPNNYVGTSSIQDSVGKYAADYLTSIVKPQDVIGIGWGKTIHSVTSHLEDQFVPGVRVVQLKGSVSFANEKTYAHESVEELAKAYHVTPEYLPLPVIFDNLATKQMVEQDRYINNILTLGKDANIALFTVGTVRSEALVFQLGYFDESEIKHLQSAAVGDIVSRFIDGQGRVVDPKIDARTIGIDLSDLQKKEHAILVAYGNQKTAGVHAALKAGYTNCVILDQTLAQLLLDF